The Methanobacteriaceae archaeon genomic interval CTGTTTCCTTGAATCTGGCGTGTTCAACCCCACTAATTGTAGTGGTGCCTTGGGCCAGGGCCCCTAATGCAGATAAAGTTGGTAAAAGGTCAGGAGCATTGTGCAAATCAATATTTATCCCATTTAATTCACCATTGCCTTTGACCACAACATTATCCTTATTGATTTCTACATCCGCACCCATCTGTGAAATAATGTCTAAAATAACTTTATCTCCCTGTTTAGAATCTTTAAATAGGTTTTTTATAGTTAATTCCCCATCAGATATTGCTGCCGCCCCAGCTAGATATGATGCAGATGAATAATCTCCCTCTACCGTGTATTCTGTGGCCTGGTATTCTTGAGGTTTGACTGAAAATATTCTATCAGAAGAGTTATAATCTGCTTTAACTCCGAATTTACTCATAACATGGCGAGTCATATCTACATAAGATTCAGAAATAAATTCTCCCACGATTTGCAGTTCTACAGGTTCTTCAGCAAGAGCACCAGCAATGATAATGGATGAAATGAATTGTGAGCTTACATTTCCTGGAATTGAAGTTTTTCCTCCCTTAAAGCCACCTTGAACAATAATAGGAGGACGTCCGTTGGCCCTAGAAGACACTGCTGAGACACCTAACGGTTCCAGAGCATCAAGCAAGTACTGCATAGGCCGGGTCCTTAAAGAACTATCGCCCGTGAATACAGAGTGGTTTGGAGCGAGTCCAGCTACTGATGTCATGATACGCAGAGTTGTTCCCGAATTTTTGACATCAATCACATCTTCCGGAGTTTTTAAGATTCCATCAACTCCATCTACCACCCACTGACCATCA includes:
- the aroA gene encoding 3-phosphoshikimate 1-carboxyvinyltransferase, whose amino-acid sequence is MELVVKKSSKISGVVKAPPSKSYTHRGVIIASLANGKSFLNDPLSSEDTLASLNACESFGSNIQKIDGQWVVDGVDGILKTPEDVIDVKNSGTTLRIMTSVAGLAPNHSVFTGDSSLRTRPMQYLLDALEPLGVSAVSSRANGRPPIIVQGGFKGGKTSIPGNVSSQFISSIIIAGALAEEPVELQIVGEFISESYVDMTRHVMSKFGVKADYNSSDRIFSVKPQEYQATEYTVEGDYSSASYLAGAAAISDGELTIKNLFKDSKQGDKVILDIISQMGADVEINKDNVVVKGNGELNGINIDLHNAPDLLPTLSALGALAQGTTTISGVEHARFKETDRISTCTQELTKLGVKVKEKKDGMIIEGGVKSGVVKSHGDHRLVMALSLIGLKVGVKIENAGVYDVSFPNYPAIMNKLGCNMELK